In Cervus elaphus chromosome 5, mCerEla1.1, whole genome shotgun sequence, the following proteins share a genomic window:
- the LOC122695676 gene encoding basic proline-rich protein-like, which yields MGRPGGISVETTALPGAGRHRAAPACLCLAHPKAISLPGDGRLDRRGRQLRLELQDPPCSAGFHTPFLQEWVRAGTVWKSAPGTGTAQAFGEIEVYRAVAAPQCRHHRSLARASTPTHPLGTRSQAPRGPPPFPPVPPRLRAAPAGLQNGPHPGLPRGGPPRPVPATSAHRTRPLSAGAQLRSSPRPRRSDAVRSPSLPGTPGRLGAPPVEVPARGGRPPRSGRPLRPPRARRGPGARAHRAAPAPAAGVARSSPFSSPPALRAFRSSPGTVRRSPRSAPDRAGEPAARPSRPRARRSRRRRGADPSPRTGCRSGGKRHNGRAPEGEGLRRPRSRPDDPGRPPATPDPGPPLTCCSRAGARGLGVAGAPTPPAGAPRRRLPAPRGPRPAPPPARPPRRARSLGCLVRRLVPPARPPRSRLPRPLRPPASSPPTILSARGAGPHSLPSCAKPRGAPAPGHRVANGKCPVPGVLGPFHGARSGRRKLSLKPGSWGWSPALPRFPSLAGSALVQDWPLRSRPHSSDPSEPSPDPGLCDSEWERPTSIRLQLSHSRGPPFHPDSGQTRGHPSSEHSRTSRSEAGVSLPNVRRNPRWPPPRAQEGCWEAGWDPETSRGEARERVPVTPPPAQPPAPPPAPPWSSSAGSLSPAHALTSPAGFGGPLASPVECGPAPASAQGLKPAPWARGPKPSDFTRGAQREALPLRDGGGVPSRPLVGRGIPAQPRASLWKLWAPTLPSVRAQLLRPGGVQLGSPPSPLPQAVSPSRMHLRSLWPPAGPALGPHQERKARHGVKHPKGAVARVPRAARPPRVPAKSSPARGRLWKCGGGGIAGLQLRLPGPEQTREAAAGPGPGPGQAQPRSRGSRPHGGSLLGTPTTLDTDDADAAIRGPQCPGPWAWHSPQAEPPTLPPQPPSSWHFLRTPSGGGLGARKPGAPS from the exons ATGGGCAGACCTGGGGGCATCAGCGTGGAAACCACCGCCCTGCCGGGGGCAGGGAGGCACCGGGcggcccctgcctgcctctgcctcGCACACCCCAAGGCCATCTCTCTTCCCGGGGATGGACGGCTGGACCGACGGGGGCGGCAACTGAGGTTGGAGCTGCAGGACCCTCCCTGCTCAGCAGGTTTTCACACGCCCTTCCTGCAGGAGTGGGTGCGGGCTGGAACCGTCTGGAAGAGCGCTCCGGGGACAGGCACGGCTCAGGCAT TCGGGGAAATTGAAGTCTACCGCGCGGTGGCCGCGCCCCAGTGCAGACATCACCGCTCGCTGGCCCGGGCCAGCACCCCCACCCATCCCCTGGGCACCCGAAGCCAAGCCCCTCGAGGGCCGCCACCGTTCCCGCCAGTCCCGCCTCGGCTCAGGGCGGCCCCAGCGGGCCTTCAGAACGGTCCCCACCCCGGCCTCCCCCGGGGCGGGCCCCCGAGGCCGGTTCCCGCCACCAGCGCCCACCGGACGCGCCCGCTCTCGGCCGGCGCTCAGCTCCGTTCCTCGCCGCGCCCTAGGCGCTCGGACGCCGTCCGCTCACCCAGCCTCCCCGGGACGCCGGGACGCTTAGGCGCTCCGCCGGTGGAAGTCCCGGCCCGCGGGGGCCGCCCGCCCCGCTCCGGCCGGCCTCTGCGCCCCCCGAGGGCTCGGCGAGGGCCCGGAGCCCGGGCGCACCgcgccgcccccgcccctgccGCCGGGGTCGCGCGCTCTAGCCCCTTCTCCTCGCCGCCTGCCCTGCGCGCCTTCCGGTCCAGCCCGGGGACGGTCCGGAGGAGTCCGCGCAGCGCCCCCGACCGCGCTGGGGAGCCGGCGGCGCGCCCCAGCCGCCCCCGCGCCCGCCGTTCCCGCCGCCGGCGGGGCGCGGACCCCAGCCCTCGAACCGGCTGTCGGAGCGGCGGGAAGAGACACAACGGCCGCGCGCCTGAAGGAGAGGGCCTGCGCCGCCCGCGCTCCCGGCCCGATGACCCTGGCCGCCCACCTGCGACCCCAGACCCGGGGCCCCCACTGACCTGCTGCTCGAGAGCCGGCGCCCGCGGTCTCGGCGTCGCTGGGGCTCCGACTCCGCCCGCGGGCGCCCCCCGCCGGCGACTTCCAGCCCCACGCggtccgcgccccgccccgccgcccgcccgcccgccccgccgTGCGCGGAGCCTGGGGTGCCTCGTGCGGCGGCTCGTGCCCCCCGCGCGCCCTCCACGCTCCCGGCTCCCGCGTCCGCTCAGGCCACCTGCCTCGTCCCCTCCGACGATTCTCTCGGCCCGGGGCGCAGGCCCGCACTCGCTCCCCTCCTGCGCGAAGCCCCGGGGCGCGCCAGCCCCCGGTCACCGTGTCGCCAACGGGAAGTGCCCTGTGCCTGGTGTCCTCGGCCCTTTCCACGGCGCCCGCTCCGGAAGGAGAAAGCTTAGCCTCAAACCAGGGTCCTGGGGCTGGTCCCCAGCCTTGCCCCGCTTCCCGAGTCTGGCCGGCAGTGCGCTGGTCCAAGATTGGCCTCTAAGAAGCCGCCCCCATTCCAGTGACCCCTCTGAGCCCTCCCCAG ATCCAGGGTTGTGTGATTCCGAATGGGAACGCCCCACGTCCATCCGTCTCCAGCTCAGCCACTCAAGGGGACCCCCCTTCCACCCTGACTCTGGACAGACACGGGGCCACCCAAGTTCTGAGCACAGCAGGACAAGCCGCTCTGAGGCCGGGGTGTCGCTGCCAAACGTTCGCAGGAACCCCAGG TGGCCCCCTCCCCGGGCACAGGAGGGGTGCTGGGAAGCAGGATGGGACCCTGAGACCTCGCGGGGAGAGGCGCGGGAGCGCGTCCCCGTGACCCCGCCCCCGGCtcagccccccgccccacccccagccccgccctggTCCAGCTCAGCTGGCTCCCTCTCCCCCGCCCATGCACTCACCTCCCCTGCTGGCTTTGGGGGGCCCCTTGCCTCACCTGTAGA GTGTGGCCCGGCCCCAGCCAGTGCCCAGGGGCTGAAGCCAGCCCCGTGGGCCAGAGGGCCAAAGCCCTCGGATTTCACCCGCGGGGCCCAGAGGGAAGCCCTTCCTCTGC gtgatgggggtggggtgccCAGCAGGCCCCTCGTGGGCCGTGGCATTCCTGCCCAGCCCCGCGCCAGCCTGTGGAAGCTGTGGGCACCCACCCTTCCTTCCGTCCGGGCCCAGCTGCTCAGGCCAGGCGGGGTCCAGCTGGGCTCCCCCCCCAGCCCACTCCCACAGGCTGTGTCCCCGTCCAGGATGCACCTGCGTAGCCTCTGGCCCCCAGCTGGGCCGGCTCTGGGGCCGCACCAGGAGCGGAAGGCCAGACATGGGGTGAAGCACCCCAAGGGTGCTGTGGCCAGGGTCCCAAGAGCTGCCAGGCCGCCCCGAGTGCCCGCCAAGTCCTCCCCTGCGAGGGGGAGGCTCTGGAAATGTGGAGGCGGGGGCATCGCGGGGCTGCAGCTCAGGCTCCCAGGCCCTGAACAGACACGGGAGGCGGCTGcaggccccggccccggccccggccagGCCCAACCCAGGAG CCGAGGCTCCAGACCTCATGGTGGCTCCCTCCTTGGAACCCCGACCACCCTGGATACAGACGACGCAGACGCCGCCATCCGGGGGCCCCAgtgccctgggccctgggcctggcaCAGCCCGCAGGCAGAGCCCCCCACACTGCCCCCACAGCCCCCCAGTTCCTGGCACTTCCTCCGCACCCCAAGCGGGGGAGGTCTCGGAGCCAGGAAGCCTGGAGCCCCGTCCTGA